The following are encoded in a window of Pectinophora gossypiella chromosome 8, ilPecGoss1.1, whole genome shotgun sequence genomic DNA:
- the LOC126368891 gene encoding zinc finger protein 471-like isoform X4 produces the protein MCDMQKMPTREDASCEEEEEMNFATFSAVGSAGTHFVTTTGQLPVAKIQQNVANNGTAIQQVVGVMGSEGVQYVRALDAGGMQATPHLISVPIALPGAKPGDPQPTVQIQVLSPNMLQQQQPKYQMQIPIQGFQQGGAVLTVAYSPENEAGGIQLLGNTLPEGTFRMRTGLQVVTMPQEMQLIQPAQAQTQEKEQQQQIQHQVFITPNQQIIINNIEDGKVVNNNTSSNNNNEHVDNIVIKEEFDDIADDDESSQGTEASDSMSWQVTGSSQADLIKYLNTLQPQQAQALPVSLQQFLRLNPSDNKRVEQIEIQVSSGPDTRDKKDIVTEAVLSEDGTLRIQSKKKKKYKKKPPKPARPKPGQVVIAQASDGTPIFCCPECQMAYPEKEQLEMHLIVHKIERRFICGICGAGLKRKEHLERHKLGHNPERPFVCSVCRKGFKRREHLNLHTVIHSGVKTELCGECGKGFYRKDHLRKHTRSHEHKRARDEAAGDVDIKPQPPLAPGGSILPEITIHVPTSSNMNVPVQINIPPHVVSSLTAAHTASQSAHTEPLDALLAHHS, from the exons ATGTGTGACATGCAGAAAATGCCCACCAGAGAGGATGCCTCTTG TGAGGAGGAGGAGGAGATGAATTTCGCAACATTCTCAGCGGTGGGGTCGGCTGGGACCCACTTTGTGACTACGACCGGCCAGCTGCCAGTGGCCAAGATCCAGCAGAATGTAGCCAACAATGGCACCGCCATTCAGCAG gTGGTGGGCGTGATGGGGTCGGAGGGCGTGCAGTACGTGCGCGCGCTGGACGCGGGTGGCATGCAGGCCACTCCGCACCTCATCTCCGTGCCCATCGCGCTGCCCGGCGCCAAGCCTG GTGACCCGCAACCGACAGTGCAGATCCAGGTGCTGAGCCCCAACATGCTGCAGCAACAGCAGCCCAAATACCAGATGCAAATACCCATACAAGGCTTCCAACAAG GAGGAGCGGTACTGACAGTGGCGTACTCTCCTGAGAACGAAGCCGGAGGGATCCAACTCCTCGGAAACACGCTACCTGAAG GTACATTCAGGATGCGAACAG GTCTACAAGTAGTGACCATGCCGCAAGAGATGCAGCTCATACAACCGGCGCAGGCGCAGACGCAGGAAAAAGAGCAGCAGCAACAAATTCAACATCAG GTATTCATAACGCCGAACCAGcagataataatcaacaacatagAGGACGGCAAGGTGGTGAACAACAACACGagcagcaacaacaacaacgagCACGTCGACAACATCGTCATCAAGGAGGAGTTTGATGACATCGCCGATGATGAT gaaAGCTCGCAAGGCACCGAAGCGAGCGACAGTATGTCGTGGCAAGTCACCGGCAGCAGCCAGGCAGACCTTATCAAGTACCTCAACACATTACAGCCACAg CAAGCGCAAGCGCTGCCAGTGTCGCTGCAGCAGTTCCTGCGGCTGAACCCCTCGGACAACAAGCGCGTGGAGCAGATCGAGATCCAGGTCAGCTCCGGGCCCGACACGCGGGACAAGAAGGACATAGTCACCGAGGCTGTGCTCTCTGAAG ACGGCACTCTCAGGATACAGagcaaaaagaagaagaaatacaagaAGAAGCCGCCGAAACCGGCGCGGCCGAAGCCCGGGCAGGTTGTGATCGCGCAGGCGTCGGACGGCACGCCCATCTTCTGCTGTCCCGAGTGTCAGATGGCCTACCCTGAGAAGGAGCAGCTCGAGATGCATCTGATAGTGCACAAGATCGAACGACGGTTCATTTGCGGCATCTGTGGGGCTGG ATTGAAACGCAAAGAGCACTTAGAGCGACACAAGTTGGGCCACAACCCGGAGCGGCCGTTCGTGTGCAGCGTGTGCCGCAAGGGGTTCAAGAGGCGCGAGCACCTCAACCTGCACACCGTCATACACTCCGGCGTCAAGACTGAGCTCTGCGGCGAGTGCGGGAAGG GTTTCTACCGCAAGGACCACCTGCGCAAGCACACGCGCTCGCACGAGCACAAGCGCGCGCGCGACGAGGCGGCGGGCGACGTGGACATCAAGCCGCAGCCGCCGCTGGCGCCCGGCGGCTCCATCCTGCCCGAGATCACCATACAT GTACCGACATCATCCAACATGAATGTCCCCGTGCAGATCAACATCCCGCCGCACGTGGTGTCCTCCCTCACGGCCGCCCACACGGCGTCTCAATCCGCGCACACCGAGCCGCTCGACGCGCTGCTCGCACACCACTCGTGA
- the LOC126368891 gene encoding zinc finger protein 853-like isoform X6 gives MCDMQKMPTREDASCEEEEEMNFATFSAVGSAGTHFVTTTGQLPVAKIQQNVANNGTAIQQVVGVMGSEGVQYVRALDAGGMQATPHLISVPIALPGAKPGDPQPTVQIQVLSPNMLQQQQPKYQMQIPIQGFQQGAVLTVAYSPENEAGGIQLLGNTLPEGLQVVTMPQEMQLIQPAQAQTQEKEQQQQIQHQVFITPNQQIIINNIEDGKVVNNNTSSNNNNEHVDNIVIKEEFDDIADDDESSQGTEASDSMSWQVTGSSQADLIKYLNTLQPQQAQALPVSLQQFLRLNPSDNKRVEQIEIQVSSGPDTRDKKDIVTEAVLSEDGTLRIQSKKKKKYKKKPPKPARPKPGQVVIAQASDGTPIFCCPECQMAYPEKEQLEMHLIVHKIERRFICGICGAGLKRKEHLERHKLGHNPERPFVCSVCRKGFKRREHLNLHTVIHSGVKTELCGECGKGFYRKDHLRKHTRSHEHKRARDEAAGDVDIKPQPPLAPGGSILPEITIHVPTSSNMNVPVQINIPPHVVSSLTAAHTASQSAHTEPLDALLAHHS, from the exons ATGTGTGACATGCAGAAAATGCCCACCAGAGAGGATGCCTCTTG TGAGGAGGAGGAGGAGATGAATTTCGCAACATTCTCAGCGGTGGGGTCGGCTGGGACCCACTTTGTGACTACGACCGGCCAGCTGCCAGTGGCCAAGATCCAGCAGAATGTAGCCAACAATGGCACCGCCATTCAGCAG gTGGTGGGCGTGATGGGGTCGGAGGGCGTGCAGTACGTGCGCGCGCTGGACGCGGGTGGCATGCAGGCCACTCCGCACCTCATCTCCGTGCCCATCGCGCTGCCCGGCGCCAAGCCTG GTGACCCGCAACCGACAGTGCAGATCCAGGTGCTGAGCCCCAACATGCTGCAGCAACAGCAGCCCAAATACCAGATGCAAATACCCATACAAGGCTTCCAACAAG GAGCGGTACTGACAGTGGCGTACTCTCCTGAGAACGAAGCCGGAGGGATCCAACTCCTCGGAAACACGCTACCTGAAG GTCTACAAGTAGTGACCATGCCGCAAGAGATGCAGCTCATACAACCGGCGCAGGCGCAGACGCAGGAAAAAGAGCAGCAGCAACAAATTCAACATCAG GTATTCATAACGCCGAACCAGcagataataatcaacaacatagAGGACGGCAAGGTGGTGAACAACAACACGagcagcaacaacaacaacgagCACGTCGACAACATCGTCATCAAGGAGGAGTTTGATGACATCGCCGATGATGAT gaaAGCTCGCAAGGCACCGAAGCGAGCGACAGTATGTCGTGGCAAGTCACCGGCAGCAGCCAGGCAGACCTTATCAAGTACCTCAACACATTACAGCCACAg CAAGCGCAAGCGCTGCCAGTGTCGCTGCAGCAGTTCCTGCGGCTGAACCCCTCGGACAACAAGCGCGTGGAGCAGATCGAGATCCAGGTCAGCTCCGGGCCCGACACGCGGGACAAGAAGGACATAGTCACCGAGGCTGTGCTCTCTGAAG ACGGCACTCTCAGGATACAGagcaaaaagaagaagaaatacaagaAGAAGCCGCCGAAACCGGCGCGGCCGAAGCCCGGGCAGGTTGTGATCGCGCAGGCGTCGGACGGCACGCCCATCTTCTGCTGTCCCGAGTGTCAGATGGCCTACCCTGAGAAGGAGCAGCTCGAGATGCATCTGATAGTGCACAAGATCGAACGACGGTTCATTTGCGGCATCTGTGGGGCTGG ATTGAAACGCAAAGAGCACTTAGAGCGACACAAGTTGGGCCACAACCCGGAGCGGCCGTTCGTGTGCAGCGTGTGCCGCAAGGGGTTCAAGAGGCGCGAGCACCTCAACCTGCACACCGTCATACACTCCGGCGTCAAGACTGAGCTCTGCGGCGAGTGCGGGAAGG GTTTCTACCGCAAGGACCACCTGCGCAAGCACACGCGCTCGCACGAGCACAAGCGCGCGCGCGACGAGGCGGCGGGCGACGTGGACATCAAGCCGCAGCCGCCGCTGGCGCCCGGCGGCTCCATCCTGCCCGAGATCACCATACAT GTACCGACATCATCCAACATGAATGTCCCCGTGCAGATCAACATCCCGCCGCACGTGGTGTCCTCCCTCACGGCCGCCCACACGGCGTCTCAATCCGCGCACACCGAGCCGCTCGACGCGCTGCTCGCACACCACTCGTGA
- the LOC126368891 gene encoding zinc finger protein 853-like isoform X2 has product MEGSPHMVGMRGVRAVDAARNCEEEEEMNFATFSAVGSAGTHFVTTTGQLPVAKIQQNVANNGTAIQQVVGVMGSEGVQYVRALDAGGMQATPHLISVPIALPGAKPGDPQPTVQIQVLSPNMLQQQQPKYQMQIPIQGFQQGAVLTVAYSPENEAGGIQLLGNTLPEGTFRMRTGLQVVTMPQEMQLIQPAQAQTQEKEQQQQIQHQVFITPNQQIIINNIEDGKVVNNNTSSNNNNEHVDNIVIKEEFDDIADDDESSQGTEASDSMSWQVTGSSQADLIKYLNTLQPQQAQALPVSLQQFLRLNPSDNKRVEQIEIQVSSGPDTRDKKDIVTEAVLSEDGTLRIQSKKKKKYKKKPPKPARPKPGQVVIAQASDGTPIFCCPECQMAYPEKEQLEMHLIVHKIERRFICGICGAGLKRKEHLERHKLGHNPERPFVCSVCRKGFKRREHLNLHTVIHSGVKTELCGECGKGFYRKDHLRKHTRSHEHKRARDEAAGDVDIKPQPPLAPGGSILPEITIHVPTSSNMNVPVQINIPPHVVSSLTAAHTASQSAHTEPLDALLAHHS; this is encoded by the exons TGAGGAGGAGGAGGAGATGAATTTCGCAACATTCTCAGCGGTGGGGTCGGCTGGGACCCACTTTGTGACTACGACCGGCCAGCTGCCAGTGGCCAAGATCCAGCAGAATGTAGCCAACAATGGCACCGCCATTCAGCAG gTGGTGGGCGTGATGGGGTCGGAGGGCGTGCAGTACGTGCGCGCGCTGGACGCGGGTGGCATGCAGGCCACTCCGCACCTCATCTCCGTGCCCATCGCGCTGCCCGGCGCCAAGCCTG GTGACCCGCAACCGACAGTGCAGATCCAGGTGCTGAGCCCCAACATGCTGCAGCAACAGCAGCCCAAATACCAGATGCAAATACCCATACAAGGCTTCCAACAAG GAGCGGTACTGACAGTGGCGTACTCTCCTGAGAACGAAGCCGGAGGGATCCAACTCCTCGGAAACACGCTACCTGAAG GTACATTCAGGATGCGAACAG GTCTACAAGTAGTGACCATGCCGCAAGAGATGCAGCTCATACAACCGGCGCAGGCGCAGACGCAGGAAAAAGAGCAGCAGCAACAAATTCAACATCAG GTATTCATAACGCCGAACCAGcagataataatcaacaacatagAGGACGGCAAGGTGGTGAACAACAACACGagcagcaacaacaacaacgagCACGTCGACAACATCGTCATCAAGGAGGAGTTTGATGACATCGCCGATGATGAT gaaAGCTCGCAAGGCACCGAAGCGAGCGACAGTATGTCGTGGCAAGTCACCGGCAGCAGCCAGGCAGACCTTATCAAGTACCTCAACACATTACAGCCACAg CAAGCGCAAGCGCTGCCAGTGTCGCTGCAGCAGTTCCTGCGGCTGAACCCCTCGGACAACAAGCGCGTGGAGCAGATCGAGATCCAGGTCAGCTCCGGGCCCGACACGCGGGACAAGAAGGACATAGTCACCGAGGCTGTGCTCTCTGAAG ACGGCACTCTCAGGATACAGagcaaaaagaagaagaaatacaagaAGAAGCCGCCGAAACCGGCGCGGCCGAAGCCCGGGCAGGTTGTGATCGCGCAGGCGTCGGACGGCACGCCCATCTTCTGCTGTCCCGAGTGTCAGATGGCCTACCCTGAGAAGGAGCAGCTCGAGATGCATCTGATAGTGCACAAGATCGAACGACGGTTCATTTGCGGCATCTGTGGGGCTGG ATTGAAACGCAAAGAGCACTTAGAGCGACACAAGTTGGGCCACAACCCGGAGCGGCCGTTCGTGTGCAGCGTGTGCCGCAAGGGGTTCAAGAGGCGCGAGCACCTCAACCTGCACACCGTCATACACTCCGGCGTCAAGACTGAGCTCTGCGGCGAGTGCGGGAAGG GTTTCTACCGCAAGGACCACCTGCGCAAGCACACGCGCTCGCACGAGCACAAGCGCGCGCGCGACGAGGCGGCGGGCGACGTGGACATCAAGCCGCAGCCGCCGCTGGCGCCCGGCGGCTCCATCCTGCCCGAGATCACCATACAT GTACCGACATCATCCAACATGAATGTCCCCGTGCAGATCAACATCCCGCCGCACGTGGTGTCCTCCCTCACGGCCGCCCACACGGCGTCTCAATCCGCGCACACCGAGCCGCTCGACGCGCTGCTCGCACACCACTCGTGA
- the LOC126368891 gene encoding zinc finger protein 853-like isoform X3 — protein MEGSPHMVGMRGVRAVDAARNCEEEEEMNFATFSAVGSAGTHFVTTTGQLPVAKIQQNVANNGTAIQQVVGVMGSEGVQYVRALDAGGMQATPHLISVPIALPGAKPGDPQPTVQIQVLSPNMLQQQQPKYQMQIPIQGFQQGGAVLTVAYSPENEAGGIQLLGNTLPEGLQVVTMPQEMQLIQPAQAQTQEKEQQQQIQHQVFITPNQQIIINNIEDGKVVNNNTSSNNNNEHVDNIVIKEEFDDIADDDESSQGTEASDSMSWQVTGSSQADLIKYLNTLQPQQAQALPVSLQQFLRLNPSDNKRVEQIEIQVSSGPDTRDKKDIVTEAVLSEDGTLRIQSKKKKKYKKKPPKPARPKPGQVVIAQASDGTPIFCCPECQMAYPEKEQLEMHLIVHKIERRFICGICGAGLKRKEHLERHKLGHNPERPFVCSVCRKGFKRREHLNLHTVIHSGVKTELCGECGKGFYRKDHLRKHTRSHEHKRARDEAAGDVDIKPQPPLAPGGSILPEITIHVPTSSNMNVPVQINIPPHVVSSLTAAHTASQSAHTEPLDALLAHHS, from the exons TGAGGAGGAGGAGGAGATGAATTTCGCAACATTCTCAGCGGTGGGGTCGGCTGGGACCCACTTTGTGACTACGACCGGCCAGCTGCCAGTGGCCAAGATCCAGCAGAATGTAGCCAACAATGGCACCGCCATTCAGCAG gTGGTGGGCGTGATGGGGTCGGAGGGCGTGCAGTACGTGCGCGCGCTGGACGCGGGTGGCATGCAGGCCACTCCGCACCTCATCTCCGTGCCCATCGCGCTGCCCGGCGCCAAGCCTG GTGACCCGCAACCGACAGTGCAGATCCAGGTGCTGAGCCCCAACATGCTGCAGCAACAGCAGCCCAAATACCAGATGCAAATACCCATACAAGGCTTCCAACAAG GAGGAGCGGTACTGACAGTGGCGTACTCTCCTGAGAACGAAGCCGGAGGGATCCAACTCCTCGGAAACACGCTACCTGAAG GTCTACAAGTAGTGACCATGCCGCAAGAGATGCAGCTCATACAACCGGCGCAGGCGCAGACGCAGGAAAAAGAGCAGCAGCAACAAATTCAACATCAG GTATTCATAACGCCGAACCAGcagataataatcaacaacatagAGGACGGCAAGGTGGTGAACAACAACACGagcagcaacaacaacaacgagCACGTCGACAACATCGTCATCAAGGAGGAGTTTGATGACATCGCCGATGATGAT gaaAGCTCGCAAGGCACCGAAGCGAGCGACAGTATGTCGTGGCAAGTCACCGGCAGCAGCCAGGCAGACCTTATCAAGTACCTCAACACATTACAGCCACAg CAAGCGCAAGCGCTGCCAGTGTCGCTGCAGCAGTTCCTGCGGCTGAACCCCTCGGACAACAAGCGCGTGGAGCAGATCGAGATCCAGGTCAGCTCCGGGCCCGACACGCGGGACAAGAAGGACATAGTCACCGAGGCTGTGCTCTCTGAAG ACGGCACTCTCAGGATACAGagcaaaaagaagaagaaatacaagaAGAAGCCGCCGAAACCGGCGCGGCCGAAGCCCGGGCAGGTTGTGATCGCGCAGGCGTCGGACGGCACGCCCATCTTCTGCTGTCCCGAGTGTCAGATGGCCTACCCTGAGAAGGAGCAGCTCGAGATGCATCTGATAGTGCACAAGATCGAACGACGGTTCATTTGCGGCATCTGTGGGGCTGG ATTGAAACGCAAAGAGCACTTAGAGCGACACAAGTTGGGCCACAACCCGGAGCGGCCGTTCGTGTGCAGCGTGTGCCGCAAGGGGTTCAAGAGGCGCGAGCACCTCAACCTGCACACCGTCATACACTCCGGCGTCAAGACTGAGCTCTGCGGCGAGTGCGGGAAGG GTTTCTACCGCAAGGACCACCTGCGCAAGCACACGCGCTCGCACGAGCACAAGCGCGCGCGCGACGAGGCGGCGGGCGACGTGGACATCAAGCCGCAGCCGCCGCTGGCGCCCGGCGGCTCCATCCTGCCCGAGATCACCATACAT GTACCGACATCATCCAACATGAATGTCCCCGTGCAGATCAACATCCCGCCGCACGTGGTGTCCTCCCTCACGGCCGCCCACACGGCGTCTCAATCCGCGCACACCGAGCCGCTCGACGCGCTGCTCGCACACCACTCGTGA
- the LOC126368891 gene encoding zinc finger protein 471-like isoform X1: MEGSPHMVGMRGVRAVDAARNCEEEEEMNFATFSAVGSAGTHFVTTTGQLPVAKIQQNVANNGTAIQQVVGVMGSEGVQYVRALDAGGMQATPHLISVPIALPGAKPGDPQPTVQIQVLSPNMLQQQQPKYQMQIPIQGFQQGGAVLTVAYSPENEAGGIQLLGNTLPEGTFRMRTGLQVVTMPQEMQLIQPAQAQTQEKEQQQQIQHQVFITPNQQIIINNIEDGKVVNNNTSSNNNNEHVDNIVIKEEFDDIADDDESSQGTEASDSMSWQVTGSSQADLIKYLNTLQPQQAQALPVSLQQFLRLNPSDNKRVEQIEIQVSSGPDTRDKKDIVTEAVLSEDGTLRIQSKKKKKYKKKPPKPARPKPGQVVIAQASDGTPIFCCPECQMAYPEKEQLEMHLIVHKIERRFICGICGAGLKRKEHLERHKLGHNPERPFVCSVCRKGFKRREHLNLHTVIHSGVKTELCGECGKGFYRKDHLRKHTRSHEHKRARDEAAGDVDIKPQPPLAPGGSILPEITIHVPTSSNMNVPVQINIPPHVVSSLTAAHTASQSAHTEPLDALLAHHS, encoded by the exons TGAGGAGGAGGAGGAGATGAATTTCGCAACATTCTCAGCGGTGGGGTCGGCTGGGACCCACTTTGTGACTACGACCGGCCAGCTGCCAGTGGCCAAGATCCAGCAGAATGTAGCCAACAATGGCACCGCCATTCAGCAG gTGGTGGGCGTGATGGGGTCGGAGGGCGTGCAGTACGTGCGCGCGCTGGACGCGGGTGGCATGCAGGCCACTCCGCACCTCATCTCCGTGCCCATCGCGCTGCCCGGCGCCAAGCCTG GTGACCCGCAACCGACAGTGCAGATCCAGGTGCTGAGCCCCAACATGCTGCAGCAACAGCAGCCCAAATACCAGATGCAAATACCCATACAAGGCTTCCAACAAG GAGGAGCGGTACTGACAGTGGCGTACTCTCCTGAGAACGAAGCCGGAGGGATCCAACTCCTCGGAAACACGCTACCTGAAG GTACATTCAGGATGCGAACAG GTCTACAAGTAGTGACCATGCCGCAAGAGATGCAGCTCATACAACCGGCGCAGGCGCAGACGCAGGAAAAAGAGCAGCAGCAACAAATTCAACATCAG GTATTCATAACGCCGAACCAGcagataataatcaacaacatagAGGACGGCAAGGTGGTGAACAACAACACGagcagcaacaacaacaacgagCACGTCGACAACATCGTCATCAAGGAGGAGTTTGATGACATCGCCGATGATGAT gaaAGCTCGCAAGGCACCGAAGCGAGCGACAGTATGTCGTGGCAAGTCACCGGCAGCAGCCAGGCAGACCTTATCAAGTACCTCAACACATTACAGCCACAg CAAGCGCAAGCGCTGCCAGTGTCGCTGCAGCAGTTCCTGCGGCTGAACCCCTCGGACAACAAGCGCGTGGAGCAGATCGAGATCCAGGTCAGCTCCGGGCCCGACACGCGGGACAAGAAGGACATAGTCACCGAGGCTGTGCTCTCTGAAG ACGGCACTCTCAGGATACAGagcaaaaagaagaagaaatacaagaAGAAGCCGCCGAAACCGGCGCGGCCGAAGCCCGGGCAGGTTGTGATCGCGCAGGCGTCGGACGGCACGCCCATCTTCTGCTGTCCCGAGTGTCAGATGGCCTACCCTGAGAAGGAGCAGCTCGAGATGCATCTGATAGTGCACAAGATCGAACGACGGTTCATTTGCGGCATCTGTGGGGCTGG ATTGAAACGCAAAGAGCACTTAGAGCGACACAAGTTGGGCCACAACCCGGAGCGGCCGTTCGTGTGCAGCGTGTGCCGCAAGGGGTTCAAGAGGCGCGAGCACCTCAACCTGCACACCGTCATACACTCCGGCGTCAAGACTGAGCTCTGCGGCGAGTGCGGGAAGG GTTTCTACCGCAAGGACCACCTGCGCAAGCACACGCGCTCGCACGAGCACAAGCGCGCGCGCGACGAGGCGGCGGGCGACGTGGACATCAAGCCGCAGCCGCCGCTGGCGCCCGGCGGCTCCATCCTGCCCGAGATCACCATACAT GTACCGACATCATCCAACATGAATGTCCCCGTGCAGATCAACATCCCGCCGCACGTGGTGTCCTCCCTCACGGCCGCCCACACGGCGTCTCAATCCGCGCACACCGAGCCGCTCGACGCGCTGCTCGCACACCACTCGTGA
- the LOC126368891 gene encoding zinc finger protein 853-like isoform X5, giving the protein MEGSPHMVGMRGVRAVDAARNCEEEEEMNFATFSAVGSAGTHFVTTTGQLPVAKIQQNVANNGTAIQQVVGVMGSEGVQYVRALDAGGMQATPHLISVPIALPGAKPGDPQPTVQIQVLSPNMLQQQQPKYQMQIPIQGFQQGAVLTVAYSPENEAGGIQLLGNTLPEGLQVVTMPQEMQLIQPAQAQTQEKEQQQQIQHQVFITPNQQIIINNIEDGKVVNNNTSSNNNNEHVDNIVIKEEFDDIADDDESSQGTEASDSMSWQVTGSSQADLIKYLNTLQPQQAQALPVSLQQFLRLNPSDNKRVEQIEIQVSSGPDTRDKKDIVTEAVLSEDGTLRIQSKKKKKYKKKPPKPARPKPGQVVIAQASDGTPIFCCPECQMAYPEKEQLEMHLIVHKIERRFICGICGAGLKRKEHLERHKLGHNPERPFVCSVCRKGFKRREHLNLHTVIHSGVKTELCGECGKGFYRKDHLRKHTRSHEHKRARDEAAGDVDIKPQPPLAPGGSILPEITIHVPTSSNMNVPVQINIPPHVVSSLTAAHTASQSAHTEPLDALLAHHS; this is encoded by the exons TGAGGAGGAGGAGGAGATGAATTTCGCAACATTCTCAGCGGTGGGGTCGGCTGGGACCCACTTTGTGACTACGACCGGCCAGCTGCCAGTGGCCAAGATCCAGCAGAATGTAGCCAACAATGGCACCGCCATTCAGCAG gTGGTGGGCGTGATGGGGTCGGAGGGCGTGCAGTACGTGCGCGCGCTGGACGCGGGTGGCATGCAGGCCACTCCGCACCTCATCTCCGTGCCCATCGCGCTGCCCGGCGCCAAGCCTG GTGACCCGCAACCGACAGTGCAGATCCAGGTGCTGAGCCCCAACATGCTGCAGCAACAGCAGCCCAAATACCAGATGCAAATACCCATACAAGGCTTCCAACAAG GAGCGGTACTGACAGTGGCGTACTCTCCTGAGAACGAAGCCGGAGGGATCCAACTCCTCGGAAACACGCTACCTGAAG GTCTACAAGTAGTGACCATGCCGCAAGAGATGCAGCTCATACAACCGGCGCAGGCGCAGACGCAGGAAAAAGAGCAGCAGCAACAAATTCAACATCAG GTATTCATAACGCCGAACCAGcagataataatcaacaacatagAGGACGGCAAGGTGGTGAACAACAACACGagcagcaacaacaacaacgagCACGTCGACAACATCGTCATCAAGGAGGAGTTTGATGACATCGCCGATGATGAT gaaAGCTCGCAAGGCACCGAAGCGAGCGACAGTATGTCGTGGCAAGTCACCGGCAGCAGCCAGGCAGACCTTATCAAGTACCTCAACACATTACAGCCACAg CAAGCGCAAGCGCTGCCAGTGTCGCTGCAGCAGTTCCTGCGGCTGAACCCCTCGGACAACAAGCGCGTGGAGCAGATCGAGATCCAGGTCAGCTCCGGGCCCGACACGCGGGACAAGAAGGACATAGTCACCGAGGCTGTGCTCTCTGAAG ACGGCACTCTCAGGATACAGagcaaaaagaagaagaaatacaagaAGAAGCCGCCGAAACCGGCGCGGCCGAAGCCCGGGCAGGTTGTGATCGCGCAGGCGTCGGACGGCACGCCCATCTTCTGCTGTCCCGAGTGTCAGATGGCCTACCCTGAGAAGGAGCAGCTCGAGATGCATCTGATAGTGCACAAGATCGAACGACGGTTCATTTGCGGCATCTGTGGGGCTGG ATTGAAACGCAAAGAGCACTTAGAGCGACACAAGTTGGGCCACAACCCGGAGCGGCCGTTCGTGTGCAGCGTGTGCCGCAAGGGGTTCAAGAGGCGCGAGCACCTCAACCTGCACACCGTCATACACTCCGGCGTCAAGACTGAGCTCTGCGGCGAGTGCGGGAAGG GTTTCTACCGCAAGGACCACCTGCGCAAGCACACGCGCTCGCACGAGCACAAGCGCGCGCGCGACGAGGCGGCGGGCGACGTGGACATCAAGCCGCAGCCGCCGCTGGCGCCCGGCGGCTCCATCCTGCCCGAGATCACCATACAT GTACCGACATCATCCAACATGAATGTCCCCGTGCAGATCAACATCCCGCCGCACGTGGTGTCCTCCCTCACGGCCGCCCACACGGCGTCTCAATCCGCGCACACCGAGCCGCTCGACGCGCTGCTCGCACACCACTCGTGA